The following proteins are co-located in the Pseudomonas cavernae genome:
- the rplK gene encoding 50S ribosomal protein L11 — protein sequence MAKKITAYIKLQVKAAQANPSPPVGPALGQHGVNIMEFCKAFNARTQGMEPGLPTPVIITVYSDRSFTFETKSTPASVLLKKAAGLTSGSARPNTVKVGTVTRAQLEEIAKTKKADLTAADLDAAVRTIAGSARSMGLNVEGV from the coding sequence ATGGCTAAGAAGATTACCGCTTATATCAAGCTGCAAGTGAAGGCCGCTCAGGCCAACCCGTCGCCGCCAGTCGGCCCGGCTCTGGGTCAGCACGGTGTGAACATCATGGAATTCTGCAAGGCGTTTAACGCCCGTACCCAGGGTATGGAACCTGGTCTGCCGACTCCAGTGATCATCACCGTTTACAGCGACCGCAGCTTTACGTTTGAAACCAAAAGCACCCCGGCTTCGGTGCTGTTGAAAAAGGCCGCCGGCCTGACCAGTGGCTCTGCTCGTCCGAACACCGTCAAAGTTGGCACCGTTACCCGTGCTCAGTTGGAAGAGATCGCCAAGACCAAAAAGGCTGATCTGACTGCCGCTGACCTGGATGCGGCCGTGCGTACCATCGCCGGCTCCGCGCGTAGCATGGGCTTGAACGTGGAGGGTGTGTAA